One Deltaproteobacteria bacterium genomic region harbors:
- a CDS encoding tetratricopeptide repeat protein — MPKAWMLVSVLAASSMLGCATRSGTWSSDSSPVAYTESAIDVVDRAPASMAIPQNVDETLDNNSMRAQADYHFTLGETYALEGNPSKAIEEYRLTLVYDQKSVAVRLRLAGEYVKQGMVAEAVNQAKAAIEINEKSVEARMLLGGLYSSLRMFDEAMRQYEAVQKLNPMNFDAPMFVGALFAEQKKYSEAAVRFEKLAKNQDNPNAHIGWYYLGRVRLEDNKDDVGGRAEFAFQQAVSLKPSFVDPLLSLGALYEATGRKDKALALYAGYQEKHGPNAVVAESLAQMYIDKEQFDKALEQFSVMEAADPDDLNARMKIAFILIQEKRYKEAIVKLEELLGKMPSADKVRFYLGAVYEEVKDYKSAAPHFLKIPAGSSFFAESRIHASYLYKVLGESEKAVEVIEAAIAEMPDHAPFYSLYASHLDDRREFKKALGMLKDAVKRFPQNAQLHYFLGNMQDRTGDRKATIETMKAVLAIEEDHVQALNYLAYTYAEISSDLDSAEKMARRALELKPEDGYVMDTLGWVLFKRGQFEDSVKVLEDAHRLQPDEAIIADHLGDAYYYFRMPERAKRLYEKAAALAEEDKKRSAQDGGSGEATGVSVEKVRAKIVIIDRQKDQMSPTDRRPASAKPPTAE, encoded by the coding sequence ATGCCCAAAGCTTGGATGTTAGTTTCAGTTCTCGCTGCCTCCTCGATGTTAGGATGTGCGACGCGATCAGGAACATGGTCTTCAGATTCATCTCCGGTCGCCTACACCGAAAGCGCGATTGACGTCGTTGATCGCGCACCGGCCTCGATGGCGATTCCGCAAAATGTGGATGAAACCTTGGACAACAACTCGATGCGCGCACAAGCCGACTATCACTTCACGCTTGGGGAAACGTATGCGCTTGAAGGTAATCCATCTAAGGCAATCGAAGAATATCGTTTGACCCTTGTTTACGACCAAAAGTCCGTCGCAGTACGCTTGCGTCTTGCCGGTGAATACGTGAAACAGGGGATGGTTGCAGAGGCCGTCAATCAAGCCAAAGCAGCGATCGAAATTAACGAAAAAAGTGTCGAAGCGCGCATGCTTTTGGGTGGTTTGTATTCGTCTCTAAGAATGTTCGACGAAGCGATGAGGCAGTATGAGGCGGTTCAAAAGTTGAACCCTATGAATTTTGATGCGCCGATGTTTGTCGGCGCACTCTTCGCCGAGCAAAAAAAGTATTCGGAAGCGGCAGTGCGTTTCGAAAAATTGGCCAAGAACCAGGATAATCCGAATGCGCACATCGGCTGGTATTATCTTGGACGCGTGCGATTAGAAGACAACAAAGACGACGTTGGCGGTCGAGCTGAATTCGCGTTTCAGCAAGCCGTGTCGTTGAAGCCATCCTTTGTCGATCCACTTCTTTCTTTGGGCGCGCTTTACGAGGCGACTGGACGGAAAGATAAGGCGCTAGCACTTTATGCTGGCTATCAGGAAAAGCATGGCCCCAATGCGGTGGTCGCCGAATCATTGGCACAAATGTACATAGATAAAGAGCAGTTCGATAAGGCGCTGGAGCAGTTTTCTGTAATGGAAGCGGCGGACCCTGATGACTTGAATGCGCGAATGAAGATTGCCTTCATTTTGATCCAAGAAAAGCGCTACAAAGAAGCAATCGTGAAACTTGAAGAGCTGCTGGGCAAAATGCCGTCGGCAGACAAAGTTCGTTTCTATTTAGGTGCAGTTTACGAAGAAGTGAAAGATTACAAATCTGCGGCACCACACTTTTTGAAGATTCCGGCAGGAAGTTCTTTCTTCGCTGAGTCGCGGATCCACGCTTCGTACCTTTATAAGGTTTTGGGTGAAAGCGAAAAAGCGGTTGAAGTTATCGAAGCGGCGATTGCTGAAATGCCAGACCACGCTCCGTTTTATTCGCTCTACGCGTCGCATTTGGACGATCGTCGCGAGTTCAAAAAAGCTTTGGGGATGCTGAAAGACGCAGTGAAGCGATTTCCTCAAAATGCTCAGCTCCATTATTTTTTAGGAAACATGCAAGATCGCACCGGCGATCGAAAAGCGACAATCGAAACTATGAAAGCCGTTTTGGCGATTGAAGAGGATCACGTTCAAGCTTTGAACTATCTTGCTTACACGTATGCAGAAATCAGCTCCGATTTGGATTCCGCGGAAAAAATGGCGCGTCGCGCTTTAGAACTTAAGCCGGAAGACGGGTACGTAATGGACACGCTTGGCTGGGTTTTGTTCAAACGTGGTCAGTTTGAAGATTCAGTAAAAGTCCTGGAAGACGCACACCGTCTGCAACCAGATGAAGCGATCATTGCCGATCACCTTGGAGACGCTTACTATTATTTCCGAATGCCAGAACGCGCTAAGCGACTCTACGAAAAAGCGGCGGCGTTAGCAGAAGAAGACAAAAAGCGAAGCGCTCAAGACGGTGGATCTGGCGAGGCAACGGGAGTATCAGTTGAAAAAGTTCGCGCTAAAATCGTCATCATCGATCGCCAAAAAGATCAAATGTCTCCAACGGATCGTCGTCCCGCCTCAGCGAAGCCACCAACAGCAGAATAA
- a CDS encoding polyhydroxyalkanoate synthesis regulator DNA-binding domain-containing protein → MVTNTVSTRANAKTKIIKRYQNRKLYDTQQSCYVTLDDIAKMIRTNEEVMVIDNKTKNDITAATLTQIIFEAEKKASAYAPLFTLREIIQNANGSISSYLAKLGAIPQDFARTEAVVAAPERTSNDDLKQTLENRVAKAAAADSTDFANKFASEETPSLPNSNKSLDN, encoded by the coding sequence ATGGTCACGAATACCGTGAGCACTCGAGCAAATGCGAAAACTAAAATCATCAAGCGCTATCAGAACCGCAAGCTCTATGACACTCAGCAAAGCTGTTATGTCACTCTCGACGACATTGCGAAAATGATTCGCACAAACGAAGAAGTGATGGTCATCGACAACAAAACTAAAAATGACATCACCGCGGCAACTCTCACGCAGATCATTTTTGAAGCAGAGAAAAAAGCTTCGGCGTACGCTCCGCTTTTCACTCTGCGTGAAATCATCCAGAACGCGAACGGTTCGATCTCGAGCTACCTCGCGAAACTGGGTGCGATCCCGCAAGACTTCGCCCGCACTGAGGCTGTTGTTGCAGCTCCGGAGCGCACATCAAACGACGATCTCAAGCAAACCCTTGAGAACCGCGTAGCGAAAGCAGCGGCGGCCGACTCGACAGACTTCGCAAACAAGTTTGCAAGCGAAGAAACGCCAAGCCTTCCAAACTCAAACAAGTCTCTCGATAACTAA
- a CDS encoding pentapeptide repeat-containing protein → MPPKSGRKLNPFVVAVIAWTFVLVIFGLWIADWSYRFSYEVPAQRRQGDKGFRFNLASGACVDSTGVKGVSENHLGPCGVANGLKLKRAKIENHNMIAGTIRDSEFNGVVFDWVTAHGMRWFKISFQGGKIWDSELLFAEFSGVKFENVDFRGVNFNGAKFIDCEFKNSRLLDTTFRGATFLRTNFVGSFCELCDFSSAQFDSSKIDSPFERAFFNLQTVLPFPIEQADRFGFEFRD, encoded by the coding sequence ATGCCACCCAAGTCAGGCCGAAAATTGAACCCGTTTGTGGTCGCAGTCATAGCCTGGACTTTCGTCTTGGTCATTTTCGGGCTTTGGATTGCCGACTGGAGCTACCGATTTAGCTACGAAGTGCCTGCACAGAGGCGGCAGGGCGACAAAGGCTTTCGATTTAATCTCGCCAGCGGTGCTTGTGTCGATTCCACCGGTGTTAAGGGGGTCTCGGAAAATCATTTGGGCCCATGTGGAGTGGCGAACGGCCTTAAGTTGAAACGAGCTAAAATCGAAAATCACAATATGATCGCCGGGACCATCAGGGACTCGGAATTCAACGGCGTGGTCTTTGATTGGGTAACTGCCCATGGGATGCGTTGGTTTAAAATCAGTTTCCAAGGTGGAAAAATTTGGGATTCGGAGCTCCTATTTGCCGAATTTTCAGGCGTTAAATTTGAGAATGTCGATTTTCGAGGTGTCAATTTTAACGGCGCGAAGTTCATTGACTGCGAGTTTAAAAATTCCCGTTTACTCGATACGACTTTTCGCGGGGCGACCTTTCTGAGGACGAATTTCGTTGGTTCCTTTTGCGAGCTTTGTGACTTTTCGTCCGCCCAATTCGACTCGTCCAAGATTGATAGCCCTTTTGAAAGGGCCTTTTTCAATTTGCAAACGGTTTTGCCGTTTCCGATCGAACAAGCGGATCGTTTTGGATTTGAATTCCGCGACTGA